In Nitrobacteraceae bacterium AZCC 1564, the following proteins share a genomic window:
- a CDS encoding flagellin (product_source=KO:K02406; cath_funfam=1.20.1330.10; cog=COG1344; ko=KO:K02406; pfam=PF00669,PF00700; superfamily=64518), which yields MSDIVLSASVRQNLLSLQSTAELLATTQTRLATGKKVNSALDNPTNFFTAQSLDSRAGDINALLDGVGNGVQILQAANTGITSLQKLIDTAKSVANQALQTPVGYTKKSSVTSVAIPGATADNLLGSPGPATDATYVGGAADVTNTAIFTTANTALGGPLVTAPAPGVNATGATLISQLTTGGTTAKVPAPGDSFTVNGKTITFAINGVASEDANGNWAIGVDQTLDDLLHTIDKITGNDNPADASTMTGGQLDLHTGVKADITLADGTNSPLANIFGLSAAAITTGVKRGGGAPTPGTLTGATKLSGTPEGGDAAGALTAGFKVGDTMKINGTDAAHTLTFVEGPATSANEISIHDDVDTLLAKIDGLSGGSGSKVNASNQVEIHTGTGSDLKIVTSNLAAAQALGLSGVPAPATGVPGPTPPQTWVTTQARTPGAPPQLEGKTLTIASTAGGPPLNIIFGAGGSGAGQVKDLYELNAVLATNNLQASLSTDGKLTITTSNDAASYTIGQATPGGTPIAFGGTAAAPGGIFSGVVANQPLADPDSQATRANFVAQYNNIIDQIRTTAQDASFNGVNLLQGDQLKLVFNETGTSSLNVVGVALDPAGLGLGALTVGTDFIDNKSTQSIIKSLQTASSYLRSQASTLGSNLSIVQLRQDFSKNLINVLQTGSSNLTIADTNEEAANSQALATRQSIAVSALALANQSQQSVLQLLR from the coding sequence ATGTCCGATATCGTTCTCTCCGCATCGGTTCGCCAGAACCTGCTGTCGCTTCAGTCGACTGCGGAGCTTCTTGCAACCACGCAAACGCGTCTTGCCACCGGCAAGAAGGTGAACTCGGCACTCGATAACCCCACGAACTTCTTCACGGCGCAGTCCCTCGACTCCCGCGCCGGTGACATCAATGCGCTGCTCGACGGCGTCGGCAATGGCGTGCAGATCCTGCAGGCCGCGAATACCGGCATCACCTCGCTGCAGAAGCTCATCGACACCGCGAAGTCGGTCGCCAACCAGGCGCTTCAGACGCCAGTCGGCTATACCAAGAAGTCCTCGGTGACGAGCGTCGCGATCCCCGGCGCGACCGCCGACAATCTGCTTGGCTCGCCGGGGCCGGCGACCGACGCGACCTATGTGGGTGGCGCTGCCGACGTCACGAACACCGCCATCTTCACAACCGCCAATACGGCCCTTGGCGGCCCTCTGGTGACGGCCCCAGCTCCCGGTGTTAACGCAACCGGTGCGACCCTGATCTCGCAGCTAACGACCGGCGGCACCACAGCAAAGGTTCCAGCTCCGGGCGACTCCTTCACCGTCAACGGCAAAACGATCACCTTCGCCATCAACGGCGTGGCATCAGAGGACGCCAATGGCAACTGGGCCATCGGTGTTGATCAGACCCTTGATGATCTGCTGCATACGATCGACAAAATCACCGGCAACGACAACCCGGCCGATGCGTCGACGATGACGGGCGGCCAGCTCGATCTTCACACCGGCGTGAAGGCTGACATCACCCTCGCGGATGGCACCAACAGCCCGCTCGCCAACATTTTTGGCCTTTCGGCTGCTGCAATCACAACTGGTGTAAAGCGCGGCGGCGGTGCACCGACGCCTGGAACTCTTACGGGAGCAACCAAGCTGAGCGGCACGCCGGAAGGTGGTGATGCCGCTGGTGCGTTGACCGCCGGCTTCAAGGTCGGTGATACGATGAAGATCAACGGCACCGATGCAGCTCACACCCTGACCTTCGTGGAGGGGCCGGCGACCAGCGCCAATGAGATCAGCATCCATGACGATGTGGACACGCTACTTGCGAAGATCGACGGCTTGAGCGGTGGTTCCGGCTCCAAGGTGAACGCCTCTAATCAGGTGGAGATCCATACCGGCACCGGCTCCGATCTGAAGATCGTCACCTCGAACCTGGCCGCAGCCCAGGCCCTAGGTCTGAGCGGCGTACCGGCACCGGCAACTGGCGTACCCGGCCCAACCCCACCTCAGACGTGGGTCACCACCCAGGCTCGCACGCCTGGCGCACCTCCGCAGCTCGAAGGCAAGACCCTCACCATTGCCTCGACGGCAGGTGGTCCACCGCTCAATATCATCTTCGGCGCTGGCGGCAGCGGCGCGGGCCAGGTCAAGGACCTCTATGAACTCAACGCGGTTCTTGCCACCAACAATCTGCAGGCTTCGCTGTCGACCGACGGCAAGCTGACGATCACCACCAGCAACGACGCCGCGTCTTACACGATCGGCCAGGCTACCCCGGGCGGTACTCCTATCGCGTTCGGTGGCACAGCAGCTGCTCCAGGCGGCATTTTTAGTGGTGTGGTAGCGAACCAACCTCTTGCCGACCCGGATTCGCAGGCAACCCGTGCGAACTTTGTCGCGCAGTACAATAACATCATCGATCAGATCCGCACTACGGCGCAGGATGCATCGTTCAATGGTGTGAACCTGCTGCAGGGTGATCAGCTCAAGCTGGTGTTCAACGAGACGGGCACGTCCTCGCTGAACGTCGTTGGCGTCGCGCTCGATCCTGCGGGTCTCGGCCTTGGCGCACTGACGGTCGGCACTGACTTCATCGACAACAAGTCGACCCAGAGCATCATTAAGTCGCTGCAGACGGCTAGCAGCTATCTGCGCTCGCAGGCATCGACGCTTGGTTCGAACCTCTCGATCGTGCAGCTTCGCCAGGACTTCTCGAAGAATCTGATCAACGTGCTGCAGACCGGTTCGTCGAACCTGACGATCGCCGACACCAACGAGGAAGCGGCGAACAGCCAGGCGCTTGCAACCCGTCAATCGATCGCGGTCTCGGCCCTCGCGCTCGCCAACCAGTCGCAGCAGAGCGTGCTGCAGCTGCTCCGATAA